One window of the Eucalyptus grandis isolate ANBG69807.140 chromosome 6, ASM1654582v1, whole genome shotgun sequence genome contains the following:
- the LOC104449996 gene encoding uncharacterized protein LOC104449996: MAMDSTVGAGAGSSWKKDKRTDLFDVIFSWSLQEIFNINLYGDKVKSIPESFQSVDQYLASYIFPLLEETRASLCSSMQTVSSLPFAEVTGFAEGKKNEYHVGVDHWRNRSTHHGKEPYKTLPGDVLILTNAKPDTLPSLERFAGGWAFASVTEIDADGNAQSSTNFRVKAFLDNKVKDDCSWEKMYAVYVINAVPNNRIWNVLHRYRKLKIEKGVLHKDSAAEINCNLCITQSHGSGNESLNKNLFASLNKSQKKAIRVCLNTIKCQHRSAVEMIQGPPGTGKTKTVAALLFTLLERKHRTLVCAPTNVAIKELVSRVLQLVKQSACTNSHGESLPYYLGDMLCFGSKERMKVDSDTEEIFLQHRVDCVAWCFSVHTGWQHCLPSMIDTLNDCVDQYPIFMENERMIKSKPNGNKSKPKVKSFLEFFKYKFKSSAEPLRRCFSILCTHISKSFLLEHNFRYIKSLLILLDSFEVSLCGEKLDSGKLKEAFSSDPSSLKTVTDPLYTALLMKRRECLSVLQTLNTSLRELNLATFKSESKIGENKIAEFCYQAASLIFCTASNSYKLYAMETKMEPLSLLVIDEAAQLKECESMIPLQLRGVRHTILVGDECQLPAMVESKLSSNAGFGRSLFERLGSLGHPRHLLNIQYRMHPAISRFPTSTFYNNQIQNGPNVTSKSYRKCHLPWPMFGPYSFINISIGREEGGDDGHSLRNTAEVGVVSMILRNLCGACKSSGEDVSVGVISPYGAQVAAIQKKIGKSYENIKGFRVKVRSVDGFQGGEEDIIIVSTVRSNPRGFIGFVSDTKRTNVTITRARYSLWILGNEGTLTGSKSIWESLVHDAKTRGCFFSIDDAKAALDGKNNQLNGPVDGSSVVNRKAQRKAKFSHDAKNQECLSSTDDVKAALDGKNNQLDGLVDGSGVVFGNVQWSAKCSQDAKSRECSSSTDDVKAALDGKNNQLDAPVDGSSVVYRNAQWSAKFSQAANSRECSSSAVDVKAALDGKNNQLDGLVDGSSVVYRNAQWSAKFSQAANSRECSSSAVDVKAALDGKNNQLDGLVDGSSVVYRNAQWSAKCFQDAESRECSSSTDEFKAILDGKKEDILLDDPLGGNSVLFRNARWRVFFGDNFVKSFRKLTSPGTKMSIMILISKLAGGWRPKKSNGGLLPKSSSPMVKQFEVEGLYMLCTVDILKGLRYIQILKIWDVLPLSDATRLVEHLDSEFKAYADNFISRCNEKCLEGDWQVPKTWDCPHGIARILGLDQVQAGSSSGANTSNPGARESLLSMTFYPSSSSVVRHLLPEVPNSELNLASEATELNREKSSQNSPFGGFLNSLFSAFDRFRGRS, translated from the exons ATGGCCATGGATTCTACAGTAGGTGCGGGGGCTGGATCTAGCTGGAAGAAAGACAAGCGCACTGACCTGTTCGATGTTATCTTCTCTTGGTCTCTTCAAGAAATCTTCAATATCAATCTCTACGGGGACAag GTGAAGAGCATCCCGGAGTCATTTCAATCAGTTGATCAATACCTTGCTTCTTATATTTTCCCTTTGCTTGAGGAAACACGAGCCAGTCTCTGTTCAAGTATGCAGACTGTATCTAGCCTGCCTTTCGCGGAAGTCACTGGTTTTGCTGAAGGCAAGAAGAATGAGTATCATGTGGGAGTGGATCACTGGAGAAACAGATCCACTCACCATGGCAAGGAGCCCTACAAAACTTTGCCTGGGGATGTTTTGATATTAACTAATGCTAAACCGGACACCCTACCCAGCTTAGAAAGGTTTGCAGGAGGATGGGCATTTGCATCAGTCACTGAAATTGATGCTGACGGGAATGCTCAATCATCAACTAACTTTAGAGTCAAGGCATTTTTGGATAACAAAGTGAAGGATGATTGTTCCTGGGAGAAAATGTATGCAGTTTACGTGATAAACGCAGTCCCCAACAATAGGATATGGAATGTGCTTCACAGATATCGAAAGTTGAAGATTGAAAAGGGAGTTCTCCATAAGGATTCAGCG GCTGAGATAAATTGCAATCTCTGTATTACTCAAAGTCATGGCTCTGGAAATGAGAGTCTCAATAAGAACTTGTTTGCCAGTCTAAATAAATCCCAGAAAAAAGCCATTCGGGTTTGTCTCAATACAATCAAGTGTCAGCACAGGTCGGCTGTGGAAATGATACAGGGTCCTCCCGGAACAGGGAAGACCAAAACTGTCGCTGCGCTGCTCTTTACTCTCTTGGAAAGGAAACACAGAACCCTTGTTTGTGCTCCAACAAATGTTGCAATCAAGGAATTGGTGTCTCGTGTTCTGCAGCTGGTGAAACAATCGGCTTGCACAAATTCTCATGGGGAAAGCTTGCCCTATTACTTAGGAGACATGCTATGTTTTGGGAGCAAGGAGCGGATGAAAGTAGATTCAGATACCGAGGAAATATTCCTGCAACATCGAGTTGATTGTGTTGCGTGGTGCTTTTCTGTACACACCGGTTGGCAGCATTGTCTACCTTCCATGATTGATACTCTCAATGACTGTGTTGACCAATACCCCATTTTTATGGAGAATGAACGCATGATTAAATCGAAGCCTAATGGTAACAAATCCAAACCTAAAGTTAAATCATTTCTGGAATTTTTCAAGTACAAATTCAAGTCTAGTGCTGAGCCTCTCCGTAGGTGCTTCTCTATCTTATGCACCCATATATCCAAAAGTTTCCTTTTGGAACATAATTTCCGGTATATAAAGTCCCTTCTTATCTTACTGGATTCTTTTGAAGTTTCACTATGTGGAGAGAAGTTGGATTCGGGGAAGTTGAAGGAAGCATTTTCATCGGACCCATCTTCATTAAAAACTGTGACAGATCCACTATATACAGCATTGTTGATGAAGAGACGTGAATGCCTCTCTGTTTTGCAAACTCTTAACACATCTCTTAGAGAGCTAAACCTTGCAACATTTAAGAGTGAGAGCAAGATAGGTGAGAACAAGATAGCTGAGTTCTGTTATCAAGCAGCTTCCTTGATTTTCTGCACTGCCTCCAACTCATATAAGCTCTATGCCATGGAAACGAAAATGGAGCCTCTCAGTTTATTGGTGATTGATGAGGCTGCGCAGTTAAAAGAATGCGAGTCAATGATTCCGCTACAGCTTCGCGGTGTTAGGCACACAATTTTAGTTGGAGATGAATGTCAGTTGCCTGCAATGGTTGAGAGCAAG CTTTCTAGCAACGCTGGCTTTGGAAGGAGTCTATTTGAAAGGTTGGGTTCTCTGGGTCATCCAAGGCACCTTCTCAATATCCAGTACAGGATGCATCCCGCCATAAGTCGCTTTCCAACATCAACCTTTTacaataatcaaattcaaaatgggCCGAATGTTACAAGCAAAAGTTATAGAAAGTGTCATTTGCCGTGGCCGATGTTTGGCCCGTACTCCTTCATAAATATTTCTATTGGAAGAGAAGAAGGTGGGGATGATGGACATAGCCTTAGAAACACTGCTGAGGTAGGAGTTGTCTCGATGATTTTGAGGAATCTATGTGGAG CATGCAAATCTTCAGGCGAAGATGTAAGTGTCGGTGTGATATCTCCATATGGGGCTCAGGTTGCTgcaatacaaaagaaaattggaaaaagttATGAGAATATCAAAGGCTTTAGAGTGAAAGTGAGGTCAGTGGATGGGTTCCAAGGGGGTGAAGAAGACATCATAATAGTATCCACCGTGAGATCAAACCCTCGTGGTTTTATCGGGTTCGTTTCTGACACTAAGAGAACCAATGTGACTATCACCAGGGCAAG ATATTCTCTTTGGATCTTGGGGAATGAGGGAACGCTGACGGGAAGTAAATCTATATGGGAATCTTTGGTTCATGATGCTAAGACCCGTGGATGTTTCTTCAGCATTGATGATGCCAAAGCCGCTTTGGATGGGAAGAATAATCAGCTTAATGGTCCGGTTGATGGAAGTAGTGTAGTGAATAGAAAAGCACAGCGGAAGGCAAAGTTCTCTCATGATGCTAAGAACCAAGAATGTTTGTCCAGTACTGATGATGTCAAAGCCGCTTTGGATGGGAAGAATAATCAGCTTGATGGTCTGGTTGATGGAAGCGGTGTAGTATTTGGAAATGTGCAGTGGAGTGCAAAATGCTCCCAGGATGCTAAGAGCCGAGAATGTTCGTCCAGTACTGATGATGTCAAAGCCGCTTTGGATGGGAAGAATAATCAGCTTGATGCTCCGGTTGATGGAAGTAGTGTAGTATATAGAAATGCGCAGTGGAGTGCAAAATTCTCCCAGGCTGCTAACAGCCGAGAATGTTCGTCCAGTGCTGTTGATGTCAAAGCCGCTTTGGATGGGAAGAATAATCAACTTGATGGTCTGGTTGATGGAAGTAGTGTAGTATATAGAAATGCGCAGTGGAGTGCAAAATTCTCCCAGGCTGCTAACAGCCGAGAATGTTCGTCCAGTGCTGTTGATGTCAAAGCCGCTTTGGATGGGAAGAATAATCAACTTGATGGTCTGGTTGATGGAAGTAGTGTAGTATATAGAAATGCGCAGTGGAGTGCAAAATGCTTCCAGGATGCTGAGAGTCGAGAATGTTCCTCCAGTACTGATGAattcaaagccattttggatggGAAGAAAGAGGATATCCTGCTAGATGATCCGCTTGGTGGAAATAGTGTCCTATTTAGAAATGCTCGGTGGAGG GTTTTCTTTGGCGACAACTTTGTGAAGTCTTTCAGAAAGCTGACGTCACCTGGGACCAAGATGTCAATCATGATCCTCATATCAAAACTCGCCGGTGGCTGGAGACCTAAAAAGAGCAACGGGGGTTTACTCCCTAAAAGCTCTTCTCCTATGGTGAAGCAATTTGAGGTTGAAGGTCTCTACATGCTGTGCACTGTCGATATACTAAAGGGACTTAGATACATCCAAatcttgaaaatttgggatgtatTGCCTTTAAGTGACGCAACGAGACTGGTTGAACATCTCGACAGCGAGTTCAAAGCATATGCAGACAATTTTATTAGTCGCTGCAACGAGAAATGTCTGGAGGG GGATTGGCAAGTTCCAAAGACATGGGATTGTCCTCACGGCATCGCTCGTATCCTCGGTCTG